In the Candidatus Chlamydia sanziniae genome, AAAGCAGGATCTAAGCCTACTACAGACAAACAAAATAAAGGAGGACCTTTAGAAGAGACTTTATCTACTCGAGATAAATTCGGGACTCTCAATAGACCAGTTTCACCTTCTGTTCGACGAGACGTTAATAAAAGGCCTTCTTCAGATTTTCGTGATCGCGCTAAAAAAATGGACGATAGTGTAAAAGCTTTTACAGGTAGAGATCGTTATGGTTTAAATGATGAAGGAGAAGAGGATAAATGGCGCAAAAAACGTGTTTTCAAGCCGAAAAAGCATTATGACGAACATGCAATTCAACGCCCAACACATATCAAAGTATCCTTACCTACCACAGTAAAAGACCTCGCAGCAGAAATGAAACTCAAAGCTTCTGAGTTAATTCAAAAATTATTTATTCATGGGATGACTTATGTGGTAAATGATATTTTAGATAATGAAACTACAGTACAATTTATTGGTTTAGAGTTTGGATGTACTATTGATATTGACTATTCGGAGCAGGATAAACTTTGTTTAGCCTGTAACACAGTTCAAGAAGAAATTGAAGCTACAGATGCTAATAAACTAATTATCCGCTCCCCTATTGTTGCCTTTATGGGTCATGTAGATCATGGAAAAACTACATTGATTGACTCTTTAAGAAAGAGCAACATTGCGGCTACGGAAGCTGGAGCGATTACTCAACATATGGGAGCGTTTTGTTGTACTACCCCTGTTGGTGATATCACCATTTTAGATACGCCAGGTCATGAAGCTTTTTCTGCAATGCGAGCTCGGGGTGCTGAAGTATGTGATATTGTAGTTTTGGTCGTTGCCGGAGATGAAGGAATTAAAGAACAGACTTTAGAGGCTATAGAGCATGCTCGTGCAGCCAACATCGCTATTGTTGTAGCCATCAATAAATCTGACAAACCCAACTTCAATCCTGAGACTGTTTACAGGCAACTTTCAGAAATTAATCTTTTATCAGAGGCTTGGGGGGGGACTATAGTTACTGTTAATACCTCTGCAAAAACAGGAGCGGGCCTTTCTGAACTTTTAGAAATGTTGGCTTTACAAGCAGAAATTTTAGAACTTAAAGCTGATCCTTCTGCACGTGCTCGAGGTCTTGTTATTGAATCAGAATTACACAAAGGATTAGGACCTGTAGCCACTATTTTGATTCAAAATGGTTCTTTGCATCTTGGAGAGGCTCTTGTTTTCAATGATTCCTATGCTAAAGTTAAAACTATGCATAATGAGCATAATCAGCTGATAAAAGAAGCTGGGCCGTCGACTCCCGTTTTAATTACAGGGCTTTCTAATATTCCTAAAGCTGGGGATCCCTTTTTTGTTGTCAAAAATGAAAAAATAGCTCGAGAAATTATTGAGGCAAGAATTGCAGGTCAACAACGGTTTGCTTTGCAACAAAAGAAACGTCCAAATTTTGATACTGTATTGCAAAATAAAAAAACCTTGAAACTCATGATTAAAGGTGATGTCCAAGGATCTATAGAAGCTTTAGCCAATTCGATATACAATATTAAGTCAGAAAAGGTTAATGTTGAAATTCTTACTCATAGCGTGGGTGAGATTTCAGAATCGGATATTCGTCTAGCGGCAGCCTCTAAAGCGGTGATTCTTGGTTTTCATACTGGAATTGAAAGCCACGCTGAGCCTTTAATTAAAAATTTAGGAGTAAAAGTTTGCTTATTTAACATTATCTACCATGCTGTAGATGTTGTTAAAGAAATGATGACAGCCCTTTTAGACCCTATTGCAGAAGAAAAAGAAGAGGGTTCTGCAGAAATTAAAGCAATTTTCAAATCTTCTCAATTAGGGTTAATTTATGGTTGTTTAGTTGCTGATGGTATTATAACAAGGAACCATAAAGTTCGTATTCTACGTAACCAAGAGGTACTTTGGAAAGGCACACTCTCTTCATTGAAGCGGGGCAAAGAGGATGTAAAAGAGGTAAAAAAAGACTTGGAATGTGGAATTTTCCTAGAAGGCTATCAAACAGCTCAAATTGGTGATATTTTACAGTGTTATGAAATCATTTATCATCCACAAAAATTATAAGTTAAAATGCTATGACAGAAAGTAGGCGTATTAAAAGGGTAAACTCCTTGTTACGCGAAGCGATTGCAAGGGTAATTTTAAGAGACGTTAAGCACCCTAAGATCTCTAACCGTTGGATTACAGTAACTCGAGTTTCTTTAACTAAAGATTTACATTCTGCCCGTGTTCATGTCTCGATTATGTCTCATGAAAACACCAAAGAAGAGACTTTAGCAGCTTTACAAGCATCAGCCGGTTACATTGCTTGTAAAGCTGCTAAAAATGTTGTTTTAAAGTATTTTCCCGAGCTTAGTTTTTATCTCGATGATATTTTTTCTCCTCAAGATTATATAGAAAACTTACTTTGGCAAATTCGTGAGCAAGAAAAAAATTAATAAATTGTGTTCATATTTAAAAATTTAATCTCATTAAATGCTATCATGGAACTTGCAATAGAAGTTAAGGAAGGTGTTCTTCTTATCGATAAGCCTCAAGGAAGAACTTCATTCAGTCTTATTCGAGCTCTAACAAAGTTGATCGGAGTAAAAAAAATTGGCCATGCGGGAACTTTAGATCCATTTGCTACTGGCGTTATGGTAATGCTTATAGGTCGGCGCTTCACACGTCTTTCTGATGTTTTATTGTTTGAAGATAAGGAATACGAAGCAATTGCTCATTTAGGCACTACAACAGATTCTTATGATTGTGATGGCAAGGTTGTTGGAAGGTCTAAAAAAATTCCTACTTTTAAAGAGATTTTAGTAGCTGCGCAATATTTTCAAGGTGAAATTCAACAATTGCCGCCGATGTTCTCTGCAAAGAAAGTTCAGGGAAAAAAGCTTTATGAATACGCTAGGAAAGGCTTATCTATAGAACGTCGTCATTCAACAGTCCAAGTATATTTACAAATTACTAAATATGAGTATCCTTTATTATATTTTGTTATACGCTGTAGTAAAGGAACATATATTCGTAGTATTGCTTATGAACTCGGCAATATGTTAGGGTGCGGAGCCTATTTAGAGCAACTGCGTCGCTTGCGTAGCGGCTCTTTTTCCATAGATCAGTGTATTGATGGAAATTTTTTAGATTGTCCGGATTTTGATATCTCTTCTCATTTACGAGATGCTCATGGAAATCGCCTATAGTTTTGCATCTTCTACTTCTATAGATTCTGTAACTGTAGGTTTTTTTGACGGCTGTCACCTGGGTCACAGTAAACTTTTATCTGTCCTTACTTCATATCCAGGAACTTCTGGAATTATTACTTTCGATCCCCATCCTCAAGCTATTCTTTCATCCCCTCCTAAACTCATTACTAACCGGCAAGAGCGCTTAAAACTATTACAAGCCTTCCCGATAGATTTCTTATGCATCCTATCTTTTGATTTTAAACTCGCAAATCAATCTGCTGATACATTTATTTCTTCTTTACATGAGCAATTAAAATTCAAACGACTCATTCTAGGTCACGATTCTCGGCTAGGAAAAGGAGGACAGGGTAATGTGAATACTCTAATTCCTCTGGGGAAAAGTTTAGGAATAGAGATTGTACAAGTGTCTCCTTGTTATGTTGATGGTATTTTGGTATCTAGCAATAGAGTTCGCAATTTACTTATTGAAGGGCATTTAGAACTTGCCTATCGTTATTTAGGTTATCCTTATACGTTCTTAGGAAAAGTAGCTGAGGGCTATGGGATCGGTAGTGACTTAGGATTTGCTACTATCAATCTTCCTAGAGAAGAAAGCCTGCTCCCTCTGGGTGTATATGCTTGTGAAATATGTCACAAAAATAAGAACTACTTAGGAGTAATGAATTTAGGAATAGCTCCTACAATTAAAAGAAATTCTCTATGTGTTGAGGCTCATCTTTTTAATTTTTTTGGGAATCTTTATGATGAGGAAGTTGCCATAATTCCTAGAAAATTTCTTAGGAAAGAAAAAAAATTTTCTTCGAGGGTTACTCTAGTTAATGCCATTCGCCAAGACATTAGTAATGCTCAAAATTTTTTTAAAAACAACACATTTAATTATGTAAGAAAAGAATAACATCCCCGTCTTTAACAATGTAATCACGTCCTTCAGCTCGAAGTTTACCAACTTCACGGACTCCTGTTCTTCCTTGATAAGCCACCATATCTGTAAACGTTATAATTTCAGCGCGAATAAATCCTTTCTGAATATCTGAATGAATCGCTCCTGCAGCTTCGACAGCTGTAGATCCTTTGGGAATTGTCCAAGCTCGAGTTTCTTGAAGTCCTGTAGTAAAGTAAGAAATCAGTTCAAGAGTTTCATAAGCTCTGGAAATAAGTCGATGTAGTCCTGATTTTTTAAGTCCAAGGCTAAGGAGAAACTCTTCACGCTCTTCTATAGGAAGAGAGATAATTTCTTCCTCTATCCGAATGCAAATAGGAAGAACTTGAATGTTTTCTTTAGCGGCGATTTCTTTTACAATAGCCACGTATTCATTTGTCATGAGCGGAAGGGAATCCTCACCTACATTTGCAATATAAAACATAGGTTTCATGGTCAAAAAGGAATAAGGCTTTAACAGTGTGTGTTCTTCACGAGTGAGTGCCAAAGAACGTAAAGCTAACCCCCCTTCTAAATGAGCGATGATCTTATCAAACAGTGGCAGGAGAGCCCCAACCACACTTTTACCTTTAACTAACTTTTCTAATTTTCTACGAATATTTATAGCAGAAGAAAAATCTGCAAAAACCAATTCTAAGTTAATTACAGCAATATCTTGAGCAGGGTCTACTTTCCCTGAAACATGAGTAACATCTGAGTTTTCAAAACAACGAACAACATGAGCAATCGCGTGAGTTTCTCGGATATGGGAGAGAAAACGGTTACCAAGACCTGCGCCATCTGAAGCTCCTTGTACTAAACCAGCGATATCTACAAATTTCATATCCGCATAAATTAGCTTTTGACTATGACTAATTTTTGACAAAATATCTAACCGCTCATCAATTACAGGGACAGTGCCGATATTAGGATCTATAGTGCAAAAAGGATAATTACAGGAAGCCACTTGAGCTCCTGTTAAGGCATTGAACAATCCAGACTTTCCGACATTAGGAAGTCCTACAATCCCACATTCCGTATGACTCATCTAAAAGATATCTCCACCATTCCATATTACCAAACCCCCATAAGCACTAAAACCATTGTTCTAATGCTTATAGAGAGCCTAATAGGAAAAGGTCCTCCTCTTAAAAGAAACCTTTAACGCTTTCAGTGTGATCTGCAAAAAGCATACCAAAAACGTACTTTCTTGTATAAGACTTTCTTAATAAATCATGAAAATTCTTAGAGTCTGCTTTATCCTTCATTTAATAAGCCAATATCCTAGAGTTCCTTAGAGGTAAAAGACCTAGGCTTCACTCTTGAGAAAAACAATAGCATGAGGTAACTTGCAGATAATTCCAGATATGATGAGATCTTGGCACAAACATGGGTGAAAAAACAGAAAAAGCAACGCCGAAACGCCTTAGAGACGCGCGCAAAAAAGGCCAAGTAGCAAAATCTCAAGACTTTCCCTCTGCAGTAACCTTCATCGTTTCAATGTTCACAGCTTTTTATTTAGCTTCCTTTTTTTTTAAACACCTTGGAGGTTTCCTTGTCTCAATTTTAACGCAAGCACCTACGAATCACGATCCACAAGTTACTCTACATTACCTTAAAAACTGCCTGACTTTAATTCTTACAGCTTCTCTTCCCTTATTGGGTGCGGTGGCTGTCGTTGGCCTTATTGTCGGTTTTCTTATTGTCGGCCCAACTTTTTCTACAGAGGTCTTTAAGCCTGATCTAAAGAAATTCAATCCTATTGAAAATATTAAGCAAAAATTTAAGATCAAGACGGTGATAGAATTAATTAAGTCTATTCTTAAAATATTTGGTGCTGCTTTAATCTTATATATTACCTTAAAAAGTCAGATTTCTTTGATAATAGAGACTGCAGGCGTCTCTCCCATTGTTACAGCTCATATCTTTAAGGAAATCTTCTATAAAGCAGTGACATCTATAGGTATCTTCTTTTTAGTAGTTGCGGTGCTTGACCTTGTATACCAACGCCA is a window encoding:
- the infB gene encoding translation initiation factor IF-2; protein product: MEKAKLTKNLKLKIKNAQLTKAAGLDKLKQKLAQAGSSEPKVSSEKPSGKTPGKEKMTKLAAKVSVASPTTEPAPVEASLPRIRAKNRSSFASEDDAILPASIEFSSSEPLSVDIEFESRSKPIELAQEVSVIEEVSSKNDVSEPKPAIEPILNKPTGPKSVVVNKSKFGPTGKHINHLLANTFKAPPKEEKAGSKPTTDKQNKGGPLEETLSTRDKFGTLNRPVSPSVRRDVNKRPSSDFRDRAKKMDDSVKAFTGRDRYGLNDEGEEDKWRKKRVFKPKKHYDEHAIQRPTHIKVSLPTTVKDLAAEMKLKASELIQKLFIHGMTYVVNDILDNETTVQFIGLEFGCTIDIDYSEQDKLCLACNTVQEEIEATDANKLIIRSPIVAFMGHVDHGKTTLIDSLRKSNIAATEAGAITQHMGAFCCTTPVGDITILDTPGHEAFSAMRARGAEVCDIVVLVVAGDEGIKEQTLEAIEHARAANIAIVVAINKSDKPNFNPETVYRQLSEINLLSEAWGGTIVTVNTSAKTGAGLSELLEMLALQAEILELKADPSARARGLVIESELHKGLGPVATILIQNGSLHLGEALVFNDSYAKVKTMHNEHNQLIKEAGPSTPVLITGLSNIPKAGDPFFVVKNEKIAREIIEARIAGQQRFALQQKKRPNFDTVLQNKKTLKLMIKGDVQGSIEALANSIYNIKSEKVNVEILTHSVGEISESDIRLAAASKAVILGFHTGIESHAEPLIKNLGVKVCLFNIIYHAVDVVKEMMTALLDPIAEEKEEGSAEIKAIFKSSQLGLIYGCLVADGIITRNHKVRILRNQEVLWKGTLSSLKRGKEDVKEVKKDLECGIFLEGYQTAQIGDILQCYEIIYHPQKL
- the rbfA gene encoding 30S ribosome-binding factor RbfA — translated: MTESRRIKRVNSLLREAIARVILRDVKHPKISNRWITVTRVSLTKDLHSARVHVSIMSHENTKEETLAALQASAGYIACKAAKNVVLKYFPELSFYLDDIFSPQDYIENLLWQIREQEKN
- the truB gene encoding tRNA pseudouridine(55) synthase TruB, yielding MELAIEVKEGVLLIDKPQGRTSFSLIRALTKLIGVKKIGHAGTLDPFATGVMVMLIGRRFTRLSDVLLFEDKEYEAIAHLGTTTDSYDCDGKVVGRSKKIPTFKEILVAAQYFQGEIQQLPPMFSAKKVQGKKLYEYARKGLSIERRHSTVQVYLQITKYEYPLLYFVIRCSKGTYIRSIAYELGNMLGCGAYLEQLRRLRSGSFSIDQCIDGNFLDCPDFDISSHLRDAHGNRL
- a CDS encoding bifunctional riboflavin kinase/FAD synthetase → MEIAYSFASSTSIDSVTVGFFDGCHLGHSKLLSVLTSYPGTSGIITFDPHPQAILSSPPKLITNRQERLKLLQAFPIDFLCILSFDFKLANQSADTFISSLHEQLKFKRLILGHDSRLGKGGQGNVNTLIPLGKSLGIEIVQVSPCYVDGILVSSNRVRNLLIEGHLELAYRYLGYPYTFLGKVAEGYGIGSDLGFATINLPREESLLPLGVYACEICHKNKNYLGVMNLGIAPTIKRNSLCVEAHLFNFFGNLYDEEVAIIPRKFLRKEKKFSSRVTLVNAIRQDISNAQNFFKNNTFNYVRKE
- the ychF gene encoding redox-regulated ATPase YchF is translated as MSHTECGIVGLPNVGKSGLFNALTGAQVASCNYPFCTIDPNIGTVPVIDERLDILSKISHSQKLIYADMKFVDIAGLVQGASDGAGLGNRFLSHIRETHAIAHVVRCFENSDVTHVSGKVDPAQDIAVINLELVFADFSSAINIRRKLEKLVKGKSVVGALLPLFDKIIAHLEGGLALRSLALTREEHTLLKPYSFLTMKPMFYIANVGEDSLPLMTNEYVAIVKEIAAKENIQVLPICIRIEEEIISLPIEEREEFLLSLGLKKSGLHRLISRAYETLELISYFTTGLQETRAWTIPKGSTAVEAAGAIHSDIQKGFIRAEIITFTDMVAYQGRTGVREVGKLRAEGRDYIVKDGDVILFLHN
- the sctU gene encoding type III secretion system export apparatus subunit SctU, coding for MGEKTEKATPKRLRDARKKGQVAKSQDFPSAVTFIVSMFTAFYLASFFFKHLGGFLVSILTQAPTNHDPQVTLHYLKNCLTLILTASLPLLGAVAVVGLIVGFLIVGPTFSTEVFKPDLKKFNPIENIKQKFKIKTVIELIKSILKIFGAALILYITLKSQISLIIETAGVSPIVTAHIFKEIFYKAVTSIGIFFLVVAVLDLVYQRHNFAKELKMEKFEVKQEFKDTEGNPEIKGRRRQIAQEIAYEDTSSQVKHASTVVSNPKDIAVAIGYMPEKYKAPWIIAMGTNLRAKRIIAEAEKYGIPIMRNVPLAHQLWDEGKELKFIPESTYEAIGEILLYITSLNAQNPDNKNINQPDYLQ